A section of the Enterococcus montenegrensis genome encodes:
- a CDS encoding transporter substrate-binding domain-containing protein yields MKKWATLAVIAVSGMVLAACGNGNSNTKAATKDDSWAKVEKEKNLTVATSGTLFPSSYYNDKNELNGYDVDVAKEVAKRLGVKVTFKEYNVDGQISSINRGEADFAANDFGLSKERAKKFSLSVPIKYSFDSMIVRKSDDSGIHSLADLKGKKAAGEPNTSYMKIAEKYGATPVTYDNATNDQYLTDVANGRTDVILNDYYLQKMSVAALPAIPVKILEDVYFNANHTGFLFVKEHKALKEKVDETLKAMQKDGSLKKISETYFQTDVSVKPKQEIKETVSPD; encoded by the coding sequence ATGAAAAAATGGGCAACATTAGCAGTTATTGCAGTAAGCGGGATGGTTTTAGCCGCCTGTGGTAATGGAAATAGTAATACAAAAGCAGCAACAAAAGATGATAGTTGGGCTAAAGTAGAAAAGGAAAAAAACTTAACCGTTGCAACTTCGGGTACGTTATTTCCTTCTTCATACTATAACGATAAAAATGAATTAAATGGTTATGATGTGGACGTGGCCAAAGAAGTCGCCAAACGTTTGGGCGTCAAAGTTACTTTTAAGGAATACAATGTAGACGGTCAAATTTCTTCAATTAATCGCGGTGAGGCAGATTTTGCGGCTAATGACTTTGGTTTATCAAAAGAGCGGGCTAAGAAATTTTCCTTATCAGTGCCTATTAAATATTCTTTTGATAGCATGATTGTCCGAAAAAGTGATGATTCTGGTATCCATTCACTAGCTGATTTAAAAGGAAAAAAAGCCGCCGGTGAACCGAATACGAGCTATATGAAAATTGCGGAAAAATATGGGGCAACACCTGTAACTTATGATAATGCGACAAATGATCAATATCTAACCGACGTTGCCAATGGACGCACTGATGTTATCTTAAATGATTATTATTTACAAAAAATGTCCGTTGCAGCATTACCGGCTATTCCTGTTAAAATTTTAGAGGACGTGTATTTTAACGCTAACCACACAGGCTTTTTGTTTGTTAAAGAGCACAAGGCTTTAAAAGAAAAAGTTGATGAAACGCTAAAAGCTATGCAAAAAGACGGCTCGTTGAAAAAAATCTCTGAAACTTATTTTCAAACTGACGTTTCAGTTAAACCAAAACAAGAAATTAAAGAAACGGTGTCACCAGACTAA
- a CDS encoding amino acid ABC transporter permease, with translation MYIPKLDFGLMLASLPFVLQGLSYTLGISLITFLLGNIIGVILTVLSFLPSKILRNLIRFYISFLRGVPALVLLFLLYFGLPYQLPALTAAIICFSLTSSAFIGEIYRGAITGVEHGQWDAAYATGLNFWQTIRLIILPQAFRLSVPALGNVAMDLVKGTSLAAMITIPDIFQKAKIVGGRTFDYMSMYILVALIYWGLCILIGFCQHHLEKYFEKRFGTID, from the coding sequence ATGTATATTCCAAAGCTTGATTTTGGCTTGATGCTTGCATCATTACCTTTTGTGTTGCAAGGCTTAAGTTATACGTTAGGGATTAGTTTGATTACTTTTTTATTGGGAAATATAATTGGGGTAATTCTTACAGTCTTGTCTTTTTTACCTAGTAAGATATTACGCAACCTAATTCGTTTTTATATCTCCTTTTTACGGGGAGTCCCAGCTCTGGTTTTGTTATTCTTACTTTATTTTGGGTTGCCATATCAACTGCCGGCGCTAACGGCTGCGATTATCTGCTTTAGCCTAACCAGCAGTGCTTTTATCGGCGAAATTTATCGTGGCGCTATTACAGGAGTAGAGCATGGACAATGGGATGCAGCTTACGCTACTGGCTTGAATTTTTGGCAGACGATCCGACTTATTATTTTGCCGCAAGCTTTTCGCTTATCCGTGCCGGCTTTAGGAAATGTGGCAATGGATTTAGTTAAAGGAACTTCACTGGCAGCCATGATTACGATTCCTGATATTTTTCAAAAGGCCAAAATTGTTGGCGGTCGGACATTTGATTATATGTCGATGTATATTTTAGTCGCTTTAATTTATTGGGGATTATGTATTTTGATTGGCTTTTGCCAACATCATTTGGAAAAATATTTTGAAAAACGTTTTGGCACGATAGACTAA